A genomic region of Vitis vinifera cultivar Pinot Noir 40024 chromosome 7, ASM3070453v1 contains the following coding sequences:
- the LOC109122029 gene encoding uncharacterized mitochondrial protein AtMg00310-like has product MMNSFWWGPKSDGGRRINWLSWDKLCLRKEEGGLGFRNLRDFNLAMLGKQGWNLITKPDSLIARLLKARYYRSGDFLSARLGHNPSFTWKGIWSSRAILLKGSRWRIGDDCSIDVWNNPWLRDAENFKVETPIMHDLAHLKVHDLWIHDCKEWDVELLGEIFSPRDA; this is encoded by the coding sequence atgatgaactCTTTCTGGTGGGGCCCGAAGTCCGATGGAGGAAGGCGTATTAATTGGCTCAGTTGGGATAAATTATGCCTTCGGAAAGAAGAAGGTGGACTGGGTTTTCGTAATCTCCGTGATTTCAACCTAGCCATGCTAGGCAAACAAGGGTGGAACTTGATCACTAAACCAGACTCTCTTATTGCTAGACTCCTCAAAGCTAGATATTACCGTTCTGGGGATTTTCTTTCAGCCCGTCTGGGCCATAATCCAAGTTTTACTTGGAAAGGGATATGGAGTTCTCGAGCCATTCTCTTAAAGGGTAGTAGGTGGAGAATTGGAGATGACTGTAGTATTGATGTGTGGAACAACCCTTGGCTTAGGGATGCGGAAAACTTTAAAGTTGAAACTCCTATTATGCATGACTTAGCTCACTTAAAAGTTCATGATCTCTGGATCCACGACTGTAAGGAGTGGGATGTGGAATTACTTGGGGAGATATTTTCACCTAGGGATGCTTAA
- the LOC100242393 gene encoding uncharacterized protein LOC100242393, which produces MFTQGLDSNALKWVGEEKKKDISVMISTQGLQCDPIASLRNGGRGFGLPPSDKFRSGYMPSGIIPVSHAIPRSGDDSGSGSDMDIGTDSEDDIHIGQDSLDSSPQDNRIPVSAGPKYPTPLQKHRCTEDVERMGDGGGGFSVGRHGCTEDGTSDSAAGSGVSFTQFRSLGGVMPHRAMNASESNVSLRTDTEMAAEQDVYARGMQKLSGDDDIPSAPPFVGSSLEINQDRDQISSSTVTINEPNTTKNIPSSTTAQENSGNRIPDPSASIAETTASSGSLPARLPTFHASGQGPWCAVISYDACVRLCLHSWAGGCMEAPLFLDNECALLRNAFGLEQVLLQSEEELLARRSSDIVSEGVAPKPKKIIGKMKVQTRKVKMARDPPTGCSFTSLKQPKINMESFWFRCSKLKSTLHSGWVAVRKVNFAPRIPVNGSFSSRSLAYMHASTRYIKQVSGLLKIGVTSMCNNGSPSYEAVQETYSCLLRLKSSSEEDAVRMQAGSGETHVFFPDSIGDDLIIEVQDSKGQYYGRVVAQLATITDEPSDKLRWWSIYHEPEHELVGRIQLYINYSTIVDENSHLKCGSVAETVAYDLVLEVAMKVQRFQQRHLLLHGPWKWLVTEFASYYGVSDAYTKLRYLSYVMEVATPTADCLGLVHDLLLPVLMKGSSRGVLSHQENRILGEIEDQVEQILALVFENYKSLDESSPSGMLDVFVPAIGNAAPALEPAVKLYTLFHDILTSEAQLKLCKYFQAAAKKRSRRHLAETDDFISSNNESTLMDSVTLCTAYQKMKSLCLNIRNEIFADIEIHNQHVLPSFIDLPNLSSAIYSVELCNRLQAFLLSCPPSGPSPPVTELVIATADFQKDIACWNISPIKGGVDAKELFHLYIIVWIQDKRLALLDSCKLDKVKWCGIRTQHSTTPFVDEMYERLKETLNEYEIIIRRWPEYTIVLENAVADVEKAVLEALEKQYADVLSPLKDNLATKILGLKYVQKFAKRTVNTYTVPGELGILLNSMKRMLDVLRPKIETQLKSWGSCIPDGGNAVAGERLSEVTVMLRAKFRNYVQAIVEKLAENTRVQSATKLKKIIQDSEETMVESDVQSRMQPLKDLLTKTIDHLYTVFEVHVFIAICRCYWDRMGQDVLSFLENRRENQSWYKGSRIAVSILDDTFASQMQQLLGNALQEKDLEPPRSIMEVRSMLCKDAVNHKENNYYF; this is translated from the exons ATGTTTACACAAGGCCTTGATAGTAATGCCCTAAAGTGGGTTGGAGAG gagaagaagaaagatattTCGGTTATGATTTCTACCCAGGGACTTCAATGTGATCCTATTGCTAGTCTAAGAAATGGTGGGCGAGGCTTTGGGTTGCCTCCTTCAGACAAGTTCCGTAGTGGGTATATGCCATCAGGAATAATTCCAGTATCACATGCTATACCCAGGAGTGGTGATGATAGTGGGTCTGGATCAGACATGGACATAGGCACCGATTCAGAGGATGACATACACATTGGGCAGGACTCGCTTGATTCATCACCCCAAGATAATAGAATTCCTGTTTCTGCGGGTCCCAAATATCCAACTCCATTGCAAAAGCATAGGTGTACGGAAGATGTGGAGAGAATGGGAGATGGAGGTGGTGGGTTTTCAGTTGGACGACATGGGTGTACAGAAGATGGAACATCAGATTCAGCTGCTGGCTCTGGAGTGTCCTTCACACAATTTAGAAGCCTCGGTGGTGTTATGCCTCATCGAGCAATGAATGCTTCAGAATCAAACGTTTCTTTGCGGACAGATACGGAAATGGCAGCTGAACAG GATGTCTATGCCAGAGGAATGCAGAAGCTTTCTGGTGATGATGATATCCCCAGTGCACCCCCATTTGTTGGTTCTAGTCTGGAAATCAACCAAGACAGGGATCAAATTTCAAGTAGTACTGTAACCATAAATGAGCCAAACACAACAAAAAACATTCCCTCAAGCACCACTGCACAGGAAAATAGCGGCAACAGAATTCCTGACCCCTCTGCAAG CATTGCTGAAACTACTGCATCTTCGGGTTCTTTGCCAGCTCGTCTTCCCACATTTCATGCAAG TGGGCAAGGTCCATGGTGTGCTGTGATTTCTTATGATGCATGTGTTCGGCTTTGTCTTCACTCATGGGCTGGGggttgcatggaagcacccctcTTCTTGGATAATGAATGTGCACTGTTGCGAAATGCATTTGG tCTGGAACAAGTACTACTACAATCTGAGGAAGAACTGTTGGCAAGACGATCTTCAGATATAGTCAGTGAGGGAGTTGCACCAAAACCGAAGAAAATCATTGGAAAAATGAAAGTTCAAA CAAGAAAAGTGAAAATGGCTCGAGACCCACCTACTGGCTGCAGTTTTACATCTCTAAAGCAACCAAAGATAAATATGGAATCGTTTTGGTTTCGTTGCTCCAAATTAAAATCAACCCTTCATTCTGGATGGGTTGCTGTGAGGAAAGTTAATTTTGCTCCCCGTATACCTGTAAATGGCTCTTTTTCAAGTCGGAGTTTAGCATATATGCATGCAAGCACTCGATATATAAAACAGGTCTCTGGACTCTTAAAAATTGGGGTGACTAGTATGTGCAACAATGGTTCGCCATCTTATGAAGCAGTGCAAG AAACCTATTCTTGTTTGTTGAGATTGAAAAGTTCATCTGAAGAGGATGCAGTTCGCATGCAAGCAGGATCTGGTGAAACCCATGTATT CTTCCCAGATAGCATTGGCGATGATCTGATAATTGAAGTCCAAGATTCTAAAGGACAGTATTATGGTCGTGTTGTAGCTCAATTGGCCACTATCACAGATGAGCCA AGTGACAAGCTCCGCTGGTGGTCTATATATCATGAGCCAGAGCATGAACTTGTGGGCAGAATACAACTATACATAAACTATTCAACTATTGTGGATGAGAATAGTCATCTTAAG TGTGGTTCCGTTGCAGAAACTGTGGCATATGACTTGGTGTTAGAAGTTGCAATGAAAGTTCAACGTTTTCAGCAAAGACATTTGTTGCTACATGGTCCATGGAAGTGGTTAGTGACCGAATTTGCCTCCTACTATGGAGTTTCAGACGCATACACCAAGTTAAG ATACTTATCATATGTTATGGAAGTAGCAACACCCACTGCAGACTGCCTAGGCTTGGTCCATGACTTGCTGCTACCTGTGTTAATGAAAGGCTCCAGTAGGGGTGTTTTAAGCCATCAAGAG AATCGCATCCTTGGGGAGATTGAGGATCAAGTTGAGCAGATTCTTGCTTTGGTTTTTGAGAACTACAAGTCCCTTGATGAATCATCTCCGTCAGGAATGTTGGATGTTTTTGTTCCTGCAATTGGAAATGCAGCTCCTGCTTTGGAACCTGCTGTAAAGCTTTACACTCTATTCCATGACATCTTGACTTCTGAGGCTCAGTTGAAGCTTTGCAAATATTTTCAG GCTGCTGCAAAGAAGAGATCAAGAAGGCATTTGGCTGAAACGGATGACTTTATTTCCAGTAATAATGAGAGCACATTGATGGATTCTGTGACTCTTTGTACAGCTTACCAGAAGATGAAATCATTgtgtttaaatattagaaatgaaatttttgctGACATTGAGATCCACAATCAGCATGTTCTGCCCAG TTTTATTGATCTACCAAATCTTTCTTCAGCCATATATAGTGTGGAGCTATGCAATAGATTGCAAGCCTTCCTTCTTTCGTGTCCTCCTTCTGGCCCCTCACCTCCTGTGACTGAACTTGTTATTGCAACAGCAGACTTCCAAAAGGATATAGCTTGCTGGAACATTAG TCCTATCAAAGGTGGAGTGGATGCGAAAGAATTATTTCACTTGTATATAATTGTCTGGATTCAAGACAAGCGTCTTGCTTTGCTCGACTCATGCAAACTAGATAAG GTAAAGTGGTGTGGAATCAGAACACAACACTCTACCACACCCTTTGTAGATGAAATGTATGAGCGGCTGAAGGAGACATTGAATGAATATGAAATCATCATTCGTCGCTGGCCAGAATATACAATTGTTTTGGAGAAT GCTGTTGCAGATGTTGAGAAGGCAGTTTTAGAAGCTTTGGAGAAGCAATATGCCGATGTTTTATCACCATTGAAGGACAATCTGGCAACTAAGATATTGGGACTCAAATATGTGCAGAAATTTGCAAAACGAACAGTAAACACCTATACAGTCCCTGGAGAG CTGGGGATTCTTTTAAATTCCATGAAAAGGATGCTGGATGTGCTTCGGCCCAAGATAGAAACCCAGTTGAAGTCATGGGGTTCTTGCATCCCTGATGGTGGAAATGCAGTGGCAGGTGAGCGTCTCAGTGAAGTAACTGTGATGCTTAGAGCCAAATTCAGAAATTATGTGCAAGCAATTGTTGAGAAACTTGCAGAGAAT ACAAGGGTGCAGAGTGCCACAAAATTGAAGAAGATAATCCAGGACTCAGAAGAAACCATGGTAGAATCAGATGTACAAAGTAGAATGCAGCCATTGAAGGATCTTCTAACAAAGACAATTGACCACCTTTATACCGTCTTTGAAGTTCATGTGTTCATAGCAATCTGCCGATGTTATTGGGACCGGATGGGACAG GATGTGCTAAGTTTTTTGGAGAATAGGAGAGAGAACCAGTCTTGGTATAAAGGCTCACGAATTGCAGTGTCT ATTTTAGATGACACATTTGCATCACAAatgcaacaattgcttggaaaTGCACTGCAAGAGAAAGACCTGGAGCCACCCAGATCGATAATGGAAGTGCGGTCCATGCTCTGTAAGGATGCTGTAAACCACAAGGAGAACAACTACTATTTCTAG